A genomic window from Polaribacter gangjinensis includes:
- a CDS encoding saccharopine dehydrogenase family protein translates to MKNILIIGAGKSSSSLIIYLLENSIKEDLFITIGDISIENSSKIINNHSRGKAIIMDIFNENNRKKEIEKADLVISMLPASLHIQAAKDCLEFKKHLVTASYISDEMKSLDEVVKKNGLIFMNEIGLDPGIDHMSAMKVIDNIKNKGGKMLLFESFCGGLVAPESDTNLWNYKFTWNPRNVVLAGQGGAAMFIQEGTYKYIPYHKLFRRTEFLSINEYGKFEAYANRDSLKYRSVYGLDDIPTMYRGTIRRVGFSRAWNIFVQLGMTDDSYTIENSEHMSYRDFVNLFLAYSPSDSVELKLRSYLKIDQDDLIWEKLVELDIFNPNKKIGLKNATPAQMLQKILENSWTLQENDKDMIVMQHLFGFELNGKKQQIESSLVVLGENQSFTAMAKTVGLPVAIAAIKILKKEITTPGVQIPISREVYEPILKELEKCDIKFIEKEVPYLGYNPNNVIG, encoded by the coding sequence ATGAAAAATATTCTAATTATTGGGGCAGGAAAATCGAGTTCATCGTTAATAATATATCTTTTAGAAAATTCTATCAAAGAAGATTTATTTATAACAATTGGTGATATTTCCATTGAAAATTCCTCAAAAATCATCAATAATCATTCAAGAGGAAAAGCGATTATTATGGATATTTTCAATGAAAATAACCGTAAAAAAGAAATTGAAAAAGCTGATTTGGTTATTTCTATGCTTCCTGCTTCATTGCATATTCAAGCTGCTAAAGACTGTTTAGAATTTAAAAAACATTTGGTTACTGCATCCTACATTTCAGATGAAATGAAATCTTTGGATGAGGTTGTGAAAAAAAATGGACTTATTTTTATGAATGAAATTGGTTTAGATCCAGGAATTGATCATATGAGTGCCATGAAAGTAATTGATAACATCAAAAATAAAGGCGGAAAAATGTTGCTTTTTGAGTCGTTTTGTGGTGGTTTGGTAGCACCTGAAAGTGATACAAATTTATGGAATTATAAATTTACTTGGAATCCAAGAAACGTTGTTTTAGCTGGTCAAGGTGGAGCAGCCATGTTTATTCAAGAGGGAACTTATAAATACATTCCATATCACAAATTATTTCGAAGAACGGAATTTTTATCCATCAATGAATATGGAAAATTTGAAGCGTATGCCAACAGAGATTCCTTAAAATATAGAAGTGTTTATGGTTTGGATGATATTCCTACCATGTATAGAGGTACCATTAGAAGGGTTGGTTTTTCGAGAGCTTGGAATATTTTTGTACAATTAGGCATGACAGATGATTCTTACACAATCGAAAATTCTGAACATATGAGTTACAGAGATTTTGTGAATTTATTTTTAGCCTATTCACCTTCAGATTCTGTAGAATTAAAATTGCGTTCATATTTAAAAATTGATCAAGATGATTTGATTTGGGAAAAATTAGTTGAGTTAGATATTTTCAATCCAAACAAAAAAATTGGTTTGAAAAATGCTACACCTGCTCAAATGTTGCAAAAAATCTTAGAAAATTCTTGGACTTTACAAGAAAATGACAAAGATATGATTGTAATGCAGCATCTTTTTGGATTTGAATTAAATGGAAAAAAACAACAAATAGAAAGTAGTTTGGTAGTTTTAGGTGAAAATCAATCATTTACAGCAATGGCAAAAACAGTAGGATTGCCTGTTGCTATTGCAGCAATCAAAATTCTAAAAAAGGAAATAACAACTCCTGGAGTTCAAATTCCCATTTCAAGAGAAGTATATGAACCAATTTTAAAAGAATTGGAGAAATGCGATATTAAATTTATTGAAAAAGAAGTGCCTTATTTAGGATATAATCCAAACAATGTCATTGGATAA
- a CDS encoding fatty acid desaturase family protein yields MSTINFSRVDNAKFFKTLNKRVNDYFKENNLKKTGNWKLYSKAIIMFLLFLVPFILILTVSMSQWLMILMVVITGIGMAGVGMNVMHDSNHESFSSKKWVNKLMGSSIYILAGNVYNWKVQHNVLHHTFTNIKDHDEDIDAGRIIRFSQHSKWFKIHQIQKYYSIFLYGLLTINWAITTDIKQMHRYLKRKLSYGEFPNPATEWTKLVISKLVYYSLWIVLPIAVLDIAWWKVLVGFFVMHYTAGMILSLVFQLAHIVPKTIMPIPDENGNLEHTWAVHQLYTTANFAPSNWLVNFYTGGLNHQVEHHIFPHISHVHYDKLAKIVKETAKEFNLPYNEYETTRKAIFEHFRHLGVLGKKPELA; encoded by the coding sequence ATGAGTACTATAAACTTTTCTAGAGTTGACAACGCAAAATTCTTTAAAACTCTAAACAAACGTGTAAACGATTATTTCAAAGAAAACAATCTTAAAAAAACAGGAAATTGGAAATTATACAGTAAAGCAATCATTATGTTTTTACTTTTTTTAGTTCCTTTCATTCTTATTTTAACAGTTTCAATGTCACAATGGTTAATGATTCTCATGGTAGTTATTACTGGAATTGGTATGGCTGGAGTGGGTATGAATGTGATGCATGATAGCAATCATGAATCTTTTTCGAGCAAAAAATGGGTAAATAAATTGATGGGAAGTAGTATTTACATTCTTGCTGGTAATGTGTACAATTGGAAAGTTCAGCACAATGTATTACATCATACATTTACCAATATCAAAGACCATGATGAAGATATTGATGCTGGAAGAATTATTCGTTTTTCTCAGCATTCTAAATGGTTTAAAATTCATCAAATTCAAAAATACTATTCAATTTTTTTATACGGATTATTAACCATCAACTGGGCAATAACAACCGATATCAAACAAATGCACAGGTATTTGAAAAGAAAACTTTCTTATGGAGAGTTTCCAAATCCTGCTACTGAATGGACGAAATTGGTTATCTCAAAATTGGTCTATTATTCACTTTGGATTGTATTACCGATTGCTGTTTTAGATATCGCTTGGTGGAAAGTATTGGTAGGATTTTTTGTGATGCATTACACAGCAGGGATGATTTTGAGTTTGGTTTTTCAATTGGCTCATATCGTTCCAAAAACTATCATGCCAATTCCTGATGAAAATGGAAATTTAGAGCATACTTGGGCAGTCCATCAATTATACACAACTGCAAACTTTGCGCCCAGTAATTGGTTGGTAAACTTCTATACAGGAGGTTTAAATCATCAAGTTGAACATCATATTTTTCCACATATTTCTCATGTTCATTATGACAAATTAGCTAAAATTGTCAAAGAAACTGCCAAAGAATTTAATTTGCCTTATAATGAGTACGAAACTACACGCAAAGCCATTTTTGAGCATTTTAGACACCTAGGAGTTTTAGGAAAAAAACCAGAATTAGCATAA
- a CDS encoding pyridoxal phosphate-dependent aminotransferase: MSHPLSDRINSLPVSETLAMAAKARELRAAGKDIIGLSLGEPDFNTPDFIKDAAIEAINQNYNSYSPVDGYVELKEAICTKFKRDNDLTYKPSQIVVSTGAKQSIANVAQVLLNPGDEVILPAPYWVSYSAIATLCEAISIEIPSTIETNFKITPAQLEAAITPKTKMVFFNSPNNPSGTIYTEAEYRAFAEVLEKHPNIYILSDEIYEHINYDVKPFSFAAIESMYDRTITVNGLAKAFAMTGWRIGYLGAPEWIAKACTKMQGQITSGTNCIAQRAAITAVLAPVEKIQFMVEEFKTRRNIIVDLLNEIPGFKINIPDGAFYVFPDVSAFIGKTIDGYTINNAGDFSMFLLEKANVATVSGEAFGAANCIRISYAASESQIREAMKRIKVAVS; encoded by the coding sequence ATGTCACATCCATTATCGGACAGAATTAACAGTTTACCTGTTTCTGAAACATTAGCCATGGCTGCTAAAGCAAGAGAATTAAGAGCAGCAGGAAAAGATATTATCGGATTAAGTTTAGGAGAACCAGATTTTAACACTCCTGATTTTATCAAAGATGCAGCTATTGAAGCCATCAATCAAAATTACAATTCATATTCACCAGTTGATGGATATGTAGAATTGAAAGAAGCCATTTGCACGAAATTTAAACGTGATAATGATTTGACTTATAAACCAAGTCAAATTGTTGTTTCTACAGGCGCAAAACAATCTATTGCAAATGTTGCTCAAGTATTATTAAATCCTGGTGATGAAGTAATTTTACCTGCACCTTATTGGGTTAGTTATTCAGCAATTGCAACTTTATGTGAGGCTATTTCTATTGAAATTCCCTCAACAATTGAAACGAATTTCAAAATTACACCAGCGCAATTAGAAGCTGCCATTACACCAAAAACAAAAATGGTATTTTTTAATTCACCAAATAATCCAAGTGGTACTATTTATACAGAAGCTGAGTATAGAGCATTTGCTGAAGTTTTAGAAAAACATCCAAATATCTATATTCTGTCTGATGAAATTTACGAACACATCAATTATGATGTAAAACCTTTCAGTTTTGCAGCCATTGAAAGTATGTACGATAGAACAATCACTGTAAATGGTTTGGCAAAAGCATTCGCTATGACAGGCTGGAGAATTGGATATCTTGGAGCCCCTGAGTGGATTGCAAAAGCATGTACAAAAATGCAAGGGCAAATTACATCCGGAACAAACTGTATCGCACAAAGAGCGGCAATTACAGCAGTTTTAGCTCCTGTTGAAAAAATTCAATTTATGGTGGAAGAGTTTAAAACTCGAAGAAACATCATCGTTGATTTATTGAATGAAATTCCTGGTTTTAAAATTAATATTCCTGATGGGGCATTTTATGTTTTCCCAGATGTTTCTGCATTTATAGGCAAAACAATTGATGGATACACAATCAACAATGCAGGAGATTTCTCCATGTTTTTATTAGAAAAAGCTAATGTAGCAACAGTTAGTGGTGAAGCGTTTGGCGCTGCAAATTGTATAAGAATCTCTTATGCAGCTTCAGAAAGCCAAATTAGAGAAGCCATGAAAAGAATTAAAGTAGCAGTTAGCTAA
- a CDS encoding tRNA1(Val) (adenine(37)-N6)-methyltransferase encodes MSKKPFQFKEFTIHQDKTSMKVGTDAVLLGAWTSLDNLPDKILDIGSGTGIISLMLAQRSDAGTIDAVEIDENAYEQSVENFEKSDWADRLYCYHCSFEEFVDEISSEEETYDLIVSNPPFYTENAETSSKSRTKARFTSALSFENLLLGVSKILAEEGVFSVIIPFKEEENFVKIANNQGFFLNEVCRVQGNPTSELKRSLLSFSFQKKDVTESYLIIEMERHQYTADYINLTKDFYLKM; translated from the coding sequence ATGTCTAAAAAGCCATTTCAATTCAAAGAATTTACAATTCATCAAGACAAAACTTCAATGAAAGTTGGCACTGATGCTGTATTATTGGGTGCTTGGACTTCTTTGGATAATTTACCAGATAAAATTTTAGATATTGGCTCAGGAACTGGAATAATTTCGTTGATGTTAGCACAACGTTCTGATGCCGGAACTATTGATGCTGTTGAGATTGATGAAAATGCGTATGAACAATCTGTTGAAAATTTTGAAAAATCAGATTGGGCAGATCGTTTGTATTGTTATCATTGTTCATTTGAGGAATTTGTTGATGAAATTTCATCCGAAGAAGAAACTTATGATTTGATAGTTTCAAATCCGCCTTTTTATACTGAAAATGCTGAAACTTCTTCTAAAAGCAGAACTAAAGCACGTTTTACAAGTGCATTGTCTTTTGAAAATTTATTATTGGGTGTTTCTAAAATTTTAGCAGAAGAAGGAGTTTTTTCAGTAATTATTCCATTTAAAGAAGAGGAAAATTTTGTAAAAATCGCAAACAATCAAGGATTCTTTTTGAATGAAGTTTGCAGAGTTCAAGGCAATCCAACATCCGAATTGAAAAGAAGTTTATTGTCTTTTTCTTTTCAAAAAAAGGATGTTACAGAATCTTATTTGATTATTGAAATGGAACGTCATCAATACACAGCAGATTATATCAATTTGACGAAAGATTTTTATCTAAAAATGTAA
- a CDS encoding Nramp family divalent metal transporter, with amino-acid sequence MKNWFKNIGPGPLIAAAFIGPGTVTLCTLAGVNFGFNLLWAMLLSIVATIFLQEMAARLGIISQKGLSEIIKQEIKNPIFKKIIIGLILVAIVIGNASYEAGNISGGILGLETIFGQWIVKKSFFSFNLMSILVGVIAFAMLYVGSYKFLEKALISFVILMSLSFFITAIITKPNLLEIMKGLLVPKLPEHSLLTVIGLIGTTVVPYNLFLHASLVKEKWSTKQDLKFAKRDTIIAVLLGGFISIAIIISAAAISVKEISNAADLALGLAPLYGDFAKYFLSIGLFAAGITSAITAPLAAAYVAKECFGWKSNLKSNSFRAVWMTILILGVIFSSVGIKPIEIIKFPQIVNGLLLPIITVILLWMMNQKSVLGDFTNSKMQNSIGFFIFLITLFLGIKMILKVFNLF; translated from the coding sequence ATGAAAAATTGGTTTAAAAATATTGGTCCAGGTCCATTAATTGCTGCTGCATTTATAGGTCCAGGAACAGTTACTTTATGCACGCTTGCAGGTGTTAATTTCGGATTTAATTTATTGTGGGCAATGTTATTGTCAATTGTTGCAACTATTTTTTTACAAGAAATGGCAGCAAGATTGGGGATTATTTCTCAAAAAGGATTGTCTGAAATCATCAAGCAAGAAATCAAAAATCCGATTTTTAAAAAAATAATTATTGGACTTATTTTAGTAGCAATTGTCATTGGAAATGCTTCTTATGAAGCAGGAAATATTAGTGGCGGAATTTTAGGCTTGGAAACTATTTTTGGACAATGGATTGTAAAAAAATCTTTTTTTTCATTCAATCTTATGAGTATTTTGGTGGGTGTTATTGCGTTTGCAATGTTGTATGTAGGCAGTTATAAATTTTTAGAAAAAGCGCTTATTTCTTTTGTGATTTTAATGAGTTTGTCGTTTTTTATTACTGCTATTATTACCAAGCCTAATTTGCTTGAAATTATGAAAGGTTTGTTGGTTCCAAAACTTCCAGAACACAGTTTATTAACGGTTATTGGATTAATTGGCACCACAGTTGTTCCGTATAATTTATTTCTTCATGCTTCTCTAGTAAAAGAAAAGTGGAGTACTAAACAAGATTTAAAATTTGCCAAAAGAGACACTATCATTGCGGTTTTATTGGGTGGTTTTATTTCAATTGCTATAATTATTTCAGCAGCTGCAATCTCTGTAAAAGAAATTTCAAATGCGGCTGATTTGGCTTTAGGATTAGCACCTTTGTATGGTGATTTTGCAAAATATTTTTTGTCAATAGGATTGTTTGCAGCAGGAATTACCTCTGCTATTACAGCGCCTTTAGCAGCAGCTTATGTTGCTAAAGAATGTTTTGGATGGAAATCCAATTTAAAATCGAATTCATTCAGAGCAGTTTGGATGACAATATTAATTTTGGGTGTAATTTTTTCATCTGTAGGAATCAAACCTATTGAAATTATCAAATTTCCACAAATTGTAAATGGATTATTACTACCTATAATCACAGTAATTTTACTGTGGATGATGAATCAAAAATCGGTTTTGGGAGATTTTACAAATTCTAAAATGCAAAATAGTATCGGATTTTTCATCTTTCTGATTACCTTATTTTTAGGAATAAAAATGATTTTGAAAGTATTTAATTTATTTTAA
- the pxpB gene encoding 5-oxoprolinase subunit PxpB has translation MHKLQYKSFGEKAILIEWQPTISIEILDDILQFKSKILFKKAASIADIIIGYHSLTIVYKTFISNHVEEVKILQSIYILEVTIEKNPHFLWEIPVCYEDEFGLDLEEISKKTKLSKSQIIQIHSEAIYTVFFIGFLPGFLYLGGLNSRLFIDRKSNPRLQIEKGSVAIGGKQTGIYPSNSPGGWNIIGKTPITFFDVENVKPCFASLKDRIHFVSVSKEEFFEIQEKVNNKTYQLQQKVIHD, from the coding sequence ATGCACAAACTTCAATACAAATCTTTTGGAGAAAAAGCAATTCTGATTGAATGGCAACCAACAATTTCAATTGAAATTTTAGACGACATATTGCAGTTTAAATCAAAAATTTTGTTTAAAAAAGCAGCATCGATTGCAGATATTATTATAGGATATCACTCATTAACAATTGTATATAAAACGTTTATTTCCAATCATGTAGAAGAAGTAAAGATATTGCAGTCAATCTATATTTTGGAGGTTACAATTGAAAAAAATCCACATTTTCTGTGGGAAATTCCAGTATGTTACGAGGATGAATTTGGGTTGGATTTGGAAGAAATTTCCAAGAAAACAAAACTCTCTAAAAGTCAAATTATTCAAATTCATTCAGAGGCAATTTATACTGTTTTTTTCATCGGATTTTTACCCGGATTTTTATATTTAGGAGGCTTGAATTCAAGATTATTTATAGATAGAAAATCAAATCCACGTTTACAAATCGAAAAAGGATCTGTTGCAATTGGTGGAAAACAAACAGGAATTTATCCATCTAATTCTCCTGGAGGTTGGAATATCATTGGCAAAACGCCCATTACTTTTTTTGATGTTGAAAATGTAAAACCCTGTTTTGCTTCACTAAAAGATCGAATTCATTTCGTTTCTGTTAGCAAAGAAGAATTTTTTGAAATTCAAGAAAAAGTGAACAATAAAACCTATCAACTTCAACAAAAAGTCATCCATGATTAA
- the pckA gene encoding phosphoenolpyruvate carboxykinase (ATP), which translates to MVDSNTKSISLQYLGIKNPIIRYQLTSNELHDETIQKGQGVETSLGAITVNTGEFTGRSPLDRFIVKDEITENEVWWSNINIPFSSENFDKLYDKVVDYLSEKELFVRDCFACADENYKLSIRVVNEFPWSNMFAYNMFLRPTESELDHFSAEWTVINAPGFLANAKEDGTRQHNFAILNFSRKIALIGGTGYTGEIKKGIFSALNFILPVYKNTLPMHCSANVGKDGDTAIFFGLSGTGKTTLSTDPNRSLIGDDEHGWTAENTIFNFEGGCYAKVINLSQENEPEIYAAIKKGAILENVVLKDNGDVDFSDTSITENTRVSYPLYHIDNIQNPSIGKNPKNIFFLTADAFGVLPPISKLTPAQAAYHFISGYTAKVAGTEAGITEPVPSFSACFGAPFMPLHPTRYAEMLSNKMKESGVNVWLVNTGWSGGKYGVGKRMPLKYTRAMITAVLNGSLGDYTYENYHIHSVFGVAQPRSCPGVPTELLSPRSTWDNDEAYYETAFALSNAFRVNFKKYEEFASEEIRRGGPQRYAF; encoded by the coding sequence ATGGTAGATTCAAATACGAAATCGATTTCGTTACAATATCTAGGAATCAAAAATCCAATTATTCGTTATCAGTTAACATCCAATGAGTTACATGACGAAACAATTCAAAAAGGTCAGGGAGTCGAAACTTCTTTAGGTGCCATTACAGTAAATACTGGTGAGTTTACAGGAAGATCTCCTTTAGATCGTTTCATCGTAAAAGATGAAATTACTGAAAACGAAGTTTGGTGGAGTAACATCAATATTCCTTTTTCTTCAGAAAATTTTGACAAACTTTATGATAAAGTTGTTGATTATCTCTCTGAAAAAGAACTCTTTGTAAGAGATTGTTTTGCCTGTGCTGATGAAAATTACAAATTATCCATTCGTGTTGTGAATGAATTTCCTTGGAGTAATATGTTCGCTTACAATATGTTTTTACGTCCAACTGAAAGCGAATTAGATCATTTTTCAGCAGAATGGACAGTAATAAATGCACCAGGATTTTTAGCAAATGCAAAAGAAGATGGTACAAGACAACACAATTTTGCGATTTTAAATTTTTCTAGAAAAATTGCTTTGATTGGTGGAACTGGTTATACTGGCGAAATTAAAAAAGGAATTTTTTCAGCGCTGAATTTTATTTTACCAGTTTATAAAAATACGTTGCCAATGCATTGCTCAGCCAATGTTGGAAAAGATGGTGATACTGCTATCTTTTTTGGATTGTCAGGAACTGGAAAAACAACCTTATCAACAGATCCAAACAGAAGTTTGATTGGAGATGATGAACATGGCTGGACTGCAGAAAATACAATTTTCAATTTTGAAGGTGGTTGTTATGCGAAAGTCATTAATTTATCGCAGGAAAATGAGCCTGAAATTTATGCAGCTATAAAAAAAGGTGCCATTTTAGAAAATGTGGTATTGAAAGATAATGGTGATGTAGATTTTTCGGATACTTCTATTACCGAAAATACCAGAGTGAGTTATCCTTTGTATCATATTGATAATATTCAAAATCCATCCATTGGAAAAAATCCAAAAAATATTTTCTTTTTAACTGCAGATGCTTTTGGAGTATTGCCTCCCATTTCTAAATTAACGCCGGCACAAGCAGCATATCATTTTATTTCAGGTTATACTGCAAAAGTTGCAGGAACTGAAGCAGGCATTACAGAACCAGTGCCAAGCTTTTCTGCTTGTTTTGGTGCGCCATTCATGCCTTTACATCCAACAAGATATGCTGAGATGTTGAGTAATAAAATGAAAGAATCTGGTGTAAATGTTTGGTTGGTAAATACAGGTTGGTCTGGTGGAAAATATGGTGTTGGAAAACGAATGCCATTAAAATATACACGTGCCATGATTACAGCAGTTTTAAACGGAAGTTTGGGTGATTATACTTATGAAAATTATCATATTCATTCCGTTTTTGGAGTAGCGCAACCAAGAAGTTGTCCTGGAGTGCCAACAGAATTGTTGAGCCCAAGAAGCACTTGGGATAATGATGAAGCTTACTATGAAACTGCATTTGCATTGTCAAATGCTTTTAGAGTTAATTTTAAAAAGTACGAGGAATTTGCTAGTGAAGAAATTCGTAGAGGAGGACCTCAAAGGTATGCATTTTAG
- the pxpA gene encoding 5-oxoprolinase subunit PxpA has product MIVINCDVGEGIANEHLLMPYITSCNIACGGHFGDKNSMDTTILLALKNNVLIGAHPSFPDTENFGRKWITISDEELQKSIEIQLDIFQERMKIHKAKLHHIKPHGALYNAIAVDEHLATVFVNSIKKYTENVYLFVPYKSEIEKVALNNNIKIIYEAFADRNYNDDLTLVNRNHKNALITDKEHVFQHVSKMVFDGKVKTLLGFEKSIKADTFCVHSDTENALEIVQYLSNRFNKITI; this is encoded by the coding sequence ATGATTGTTATCAATTGTGATGTTGGCGAAGGAATTGCAAATGAGCATTTATTAATGCCCTACATTACGTCTTGTAATATTGCTTGTGGAGGTCATTTTGGTGATAAAAATTCAATGGATACAACCATACTTTTAGCCCTGAAAAATAATGTTTTGATTGGTGCGCATCCTTCTTTTCCTGATACAGAAAATTTTGGACGAAAATGGATAACAATTTCTGATGAGGAACTACAAAAAAGTATCGAAATTCAATTGGATATTTTTCAGGAAAGAATGAAAATTCATAAAGCAAAATTGCATCACATAAAACCACATGGAGCGTTGTATAATGCGATTGCTGTAGACGAACATTTGGCAACTGTTTTTGTGAATTCTATAAAAAAATATACTGAAAATGTATATTTATTTGTACCATATAAATCAGAAATTGAGAAAGTTGCATTAAATAATAACATCAAAATTATTTATGAAGCTTTTGCTGACAGGAATTATAATGACGATTTAACTTTGGTCAATAGAAATCACAAAAATGCACTAATTACAGATAAAGAACATGTTTTTCAACACGTTTCAAAAATGGTTTTTGACGGAAAAGTGAAAACCTTATTAGGATTTGAAAAATCGATTAAAGCTGATACTTTCTGTGTGCATTCTGATACTGAAAATGCGTTGGAAATTGTTCAATATTTATCAAATAGATTCAATAAAATCACTATTTGA
- a CDS encoding DUF423 domain-containing protein has protein sequence MFKNLVIACFFGVTAIVLGAFGSHALKEILTFDQLQSFETAVRYQMYHAIVLLFIAIFDGISAKQKQLINAFFYFGILFFSGSIYLIQLTSIQAKSIWFITPLGGLFLIVGWISMIILFIKKVNMKL, from the coding sequence ATGTTTAAAAATTTAGTTATCGCTTGTTTTTTTGGAGTTACAGCGATTGTATTAGGTGCTTTTGGATCGCATGCTTTAAAAGAAATTCTCACATTTGATCAATTACAAAGTTTTGAAACTGCAGTTCGTTATCAAATGTATCATGCAATTGTGTTGTTATTTATTGCCATTTTTGATGGAATTTCAGCAAAACAAAAACAACTAATAAATGCTTTTTTTTACTTCGGAATTTTATTTTTTTCAGGCTCAATTTATCTCATTCAATTAACCTCTATCCAAGCCAAATCAATTTGGTTTATTACGCCTTTGGGTGGCCTATTTTTAATTGTTGGTTGGATAAGTATGATTATACTATTCATAAAAAAAGTGAATATGAAATTATAA
- the rsmG gene encoding 16S rRNA (guanine(527)-N(7))-methyltransferase RsmG: MEIIQKYFTNLTPQQIEQYTKLQDLYQDWNLKINVVSRKDIDELYLRHVLHSLGIAKVTQFQPNAKIIDVGTGGGFPGIPLAIFFPETHFHLVDAIGKKIKVVDEVVAGLGLKNVKTSNCRVEEVKDTYDFIVSRAVAQMETFVHWTKGKIAKKQNHELKNGILYLKGGDLTEELQKYTSATIYDLTNYFDEPFFETKKVVHLGLKFKG, translated from the coding sequence ATGGAAATTATTCAAAAGTATTTTACAAATTTAACTCCTCAGCAAATTGAACAATACACAAAGTTGCAGGACTTATATCAAGATTGGAATTTGAAAATTAATGTTGTGTCAAGAAAAGATATTGATGAGTTGTATTTAAGACACGTACTTCACTCGTTAGGAATTGCAAAAGTGACGCAATTTCAACCAAATGCAAAAATAATTGATGTTGGAACTGGAGGTGGTTTTCCTGGAATTCCTTTAGCAATTTTTTTTCCTGAAACCCATTTTCATTTGGTAGACGCTATTGGAAAAAAAATAAAAGTGGTGGATGAAGTTGTTGCAGGTTTGGGATTGAAAAATGTAAAAACTTCCAACTGTAGAGTAGAAGAAGTAAAAGATACCTATGATTTTATCGTGAGTAGAGCAGTAGCGCAAATGGAAACTTTTGTGCATTGGACAAAAGGTAAAATAGCTAAAAAACAAAATCACGAACTCAAAAATGGGATTTTATATTTAAAGGGAGGTGATTTAACAGAAGAATTGCAAAAATATACCTCAGCAACAATTTACGATCTAACCAATTATTTTGACGAACCATTTTTTGAAACCAAAAAAGTCGTGCATTTGGGGTTGAAGTTTAAAGGATAA
- a CDS encoding biotin-dependent carboxyltransferase family protein, translated as MIKVLNPGFYTTIQDKGRVGFATFGVPISGVMDSFSADFANIILNNSLEDAFLEITFGGCSLQFLEKTIICISGADFSPTLNQTKINLNTKIEVQKNDVLTFGKRNFGAYAYLAVKGGFQTEIKLKSRSFYQNITKNYLLKKGDLLPILSIHEELSTSNASIKFPNYHFDSKEIFCYKGPEFELLNEYQKKILFKNSFTISKDINRIGFKLEELMENELPQILTSAVFPGTVQLTPSGKLIVLMRDCQVTGGYPRILQLSEKSINQFAQKTTNDTFRFSLLES; from the coding sequence ATGATTAAAGTTTTAAATCCAGGTTTTTATACTACAATTCAAGACAAAGGAAGAGTTGGTTTTGCTACATTTGGTGTGCCAATTTCTGGAGTTATGGATTCGTTTTCAGCCGATTTTGCCAATATAATTTTGAATAATTCACTTGAAGATGCCTTTCTAGAAATCACTTTTGGTGGATGTTCTTTGCAATTTCTTGAAAAAACGATCATTTGTATTTCTGGAGCAGATTTTTCTCCTACTTTAAACCAAACAAAAATCAATTTGAATACCAAAATTGAAGTTCAAAAAAATGATGTGCTGACTTTTGGAAAAAGAAATTTTGGAGCGTATGCTTATTTGGCAGTTAAAGGAGGTTTTCAGACAGAAATTAAATTAAAAAGTCGCAGTTTTTATCAGAATATTACTAAAAATTATCTTTTAAAAAAAGGTGATTTACTTCCTATTTTGTCTATTCATGAAGAACTTTCAACATCCAATGCTAGTATAAAATTTCCAAATTATCACTTTGATTCAAAAGAAATTTTTTGTTACAAAGGGCCAGAATTTGAGTTGTTGAATGAGTATCAGAAAAAAATTCTTTTCAAAAATTCATTTACAATTTCGAAAGACATTAATAGAATTGGATTTAAATTAGAAGAATTGATGGAAAATGAATTGCCTCAAATTTTAACATCCGCAGTTTTTCCTGGAACTGTGCAATTAACACCTTCAGGAAAATTGATTGTTTTGATGAGAGATTGTCAAGTTACAGGAGGATATCCAAGAATATTACAATTGAGTGAAAAAAGCATCAATCAGTTTGCTCAAAAAACAACCAATGATACTTTTCGATTTTCACTTTTGGAAAGTTAA